A region from the Flavobacteriales bacterium genome encodes:
- a CDS encoding biopolymer transporter ExbD — protein MGLRSTHKIDAGFSLSSMTDLVFLLLIFFVIISTMVSPYAVPVELPKGKKGGSAEKPKVVLRVAEGDVFSVNNAAIAVEALESSLKTEMAKHSAQQPILLYVDQAAGTGAMVKALDIAKRNKWRIVLAAQSTPPPVAVATGSTPATATTP, from the coding sequence ATGGGACTGCGCAGCACGCACAAGATCGACGCCGGCTTCAGCCTGAGCAGCATGACGGACCTCGTGTTCCTTCTGCTCATCTTCTTCGTCATCATCAGCACCATGGTGAGCCCCTACGCCGTACCCGTTGAACTGCCCAAGGGCAAGAAGGGCGGCAGCGCGGAAAAACCGAAAGTGGTGCTGCGCGTTGCCGAGGGCGATGTGTTCAGTGTGAACAATGCCGCCATTGCCGTGGAAGCTTTGGAAAGCAGTTTGAAGACCGAGATGGCCAAGCACTCTGCCCAACAACCGATCCTCCTTTATGTGGATCAGGCGGCCGGCACGGGTGCGATGGTCAAAGCACTGGACATTGCCAAGCGGAACAAGTGGCGCATCGTTCTGGCCGCCCAGAGCACTCCGCCCCCTGTGGCGGTTGCAACTGGCTCGACACCTGCAACTGCCACCACGCCATGA
- a CDS encoding deoxyribodipyrimidine photo-lyase, translating into MSKPAVSVHWFRRDLRLNDNHALWHALRSGAPTLAVFIFDTEILDELTDKHDRRVDFIHRHLVRLKQQLEAKGSTLLVDVGTPEEAWLRILERFDVKVVHTNRDHEAYAVQRDERIARLLAERGILFHHHKDQSVFERGEVLKDDGLPYTVFTPYMRKWRAHFHPNLLEPFLSEKVLDKLHQCAPEPLPSWEEIGFIRTDLAEPAARFDVDLLRNYSDRRNLPAVEGTSRLSTHLRFGTVSVREVLRACWSSSPAFANELIWREFFMQILWHFPRVVTKAFKPAYDNIAWRNSAAEFSAWCEGRTGYPIVDAGMRELNTAGLMHNRVRMITASFLTKHLLIDWRWGEAYFAKKLLDYELSSNNGNWQWASGSGCDAAPYFRVFSPAAQTERFDPKLAYIKRWVPELGSPDYPEPIVDHDFARKRALDVYKKGLASTNGASISQPQLFI; encoded by the coding sequence ATGAGCAAGCCCGCGGTATCGGTGCACTGGTTCCGCCGCGACCTGCGGCTGAACGACAACCATGCGCTTTGGCACGCGCTACGATCCGGCGCACCCACGCTCGCGGTCTTCATCTTCGACACGGAGATCCTTGACGAACTCACGGACAAGCACGACCGCAGGGTGGACTTCATCCACCGGCATTTGGTGCGATTGAAGCAACAGCTGGAAGCGAAGGGCAGCACGCTACTCGTAGACGTGGGCACTCCGGAGGAAGCTTGGCTTAGGATCCTGGAGCGCTTCGATGTGAAAGTGGTGCACACCAACCGCGACCACGAAGCATACGCCGTTCAACGCGATGAACGCATAGCACGTCTCCTTGCGGAACGCGGCATCCTATTCCACCACCACAAGGACCAATCGGTATTCGAGCGCGGCGAGGTGCTCAAGGACGATGGCCTTCCGTACACGGTCTTCACGCCATACATGCGCAAGTGGCGGGCGCACTTCCATCCGAACCTGCTGGAGCCCTTCTTGAGCGAAAAGGTGCTGGACAAGCTGCACCAATGCGCTCCGGAGCCCCTGCCATCCTGGGAGGAGATCGGCTTCATTCGTACCGACCTCGCCGAACCCGCGGCACGTTTTGATGTGGACCTGTTGCGGAACTACTCCGACCGGCGCAACCTCCCAGCAGTTGAGGGCACCAGCCGGTTGAGCACTCATCTGCGGTTCGGGACGGTGAGCGTGCGTGAAGTGCTGAGGGCGTGCTGGAGCAGCAGTCCTGCCTTCGCCAACGAGCTCATCTGGCGGGAGTTCTTCATGCAGATCCTCTGGCACTTCCCGCGCGTAGTGACCAAAGCGTTCAAACCAGCCTACGACAACATCGCTTGGCGGAACAGTGCAGCGGAGTTCTCGGCGTGGTGCGAAGGCCGCACGGGCTATCCGATCGTTGATGCCGGTATGCGCGAGCTGAACACCGCGGGCCTCATGCACAACCGCGTCCGGATGATCACCGCCAGCTTCCTTACCAAGCATCTGCTCATCGACTGGCGCTGGGGCGAGGCCTACTTCGCCAAAAAGCTCTTGGACTATGAACTCAGCAGCAACAATGGCAACTGGCAATGGGCCAGCGGTAGCGGATGCGACGCTGCCCCGTACTTCCGTGTCTTCAGTCCGGCCGCCCAAACCGAGCGGTTCGACCCGAAGCTGGCCTACATCAAGCGTTGGGTGCCCGAGCTGGGTTCTCCCGACTACCCGGAACCCATTGTGGATCACGACTTTGCCCGGAAAAGAGCATTGGATGTTTATAAGAAAGGCCTCGCATCCACGAACGGCGCTTCCATATCCCAGCCACAATTGTTCATTTGA
- the crtI gene encoding phytoene desaturase, producing the protein MARTAIVIGAGFAGLSAAASLARKGFSVTVIEKNESAGGRARVWREQGFVFDLGPSWYWMPEIFEEYFGTFGKRVEDLYDLRRLDPSYQVVFDRKTVWKIPAGVDALHDMFERIEPGAGVALDKFLAEARLKYELGMNDLVRKPALSWMEYAKWRVVSGLLSSSVFKSLRSHVKKHFKDERLRMLLEFPVLFLGAAPQNTPALYSLMNHADMALGTWYPMGGMGRLVDAMVRVAEDQGVRFKFNSPVNGIVVKDGQAVGVKVGGEELHADVVVAAADYHHVEADLLADPQRDHTEAYWQTRAMAPSSLIFYFGIDRRLPGVLHHNLFFDEALDQHSHEIYTDPQWPSKPLMYVCCPSITDPSVAPPGKENLFVLIPIAVGLSDTPKVREHYKAMVLRKLATVTGVAIAEHIVVERSYCINDFVSDYNSYRGNAYGLANTLKQTAVLKPSMKSKRVAGLYFAGQLTVPGPGVPPSLISGQVVADLIAKDLQLSHA; encoded by the coding sequence ATGGCACGCACAGCCATCGTCATTGGTGCCGGGTTCGCCGGACTATCCGCAGCAGCCTCGCTTGCGCGGAAGGGGTTCTCTGTAACGGTGATCGAGAAGAACGAAAGTGCCGGTGGGCGGGCCCGTGTTTGGCGCGAACAAGGCTTCGTCTTCGACCTCGGTCCTAGTTGGTATTGGATGCCGGAGATCTTCGAAGAGTACTTCGGCACGTTCGGCAAACGTGTTGAAGACCTGTATGACCTGCGCCGTTTGGACCCCAGCTACCAAGTCGTCTTCGACCGGAAGACCGTCTGGAAGATCCCCGCAGGGGTGGATGCGCTCCATGACATGTTCGAGCGCATCGAGCCGGGTGCCGGGGTTGCGCTGGACAAATTCCTGGCGGAAGCCCGCCTGAAGTACGAGCTGGGCATGAACGACCTGGTGCGCAAGCCCGCGCTGTCGTGGATGGAATACGCCAAATGGCGCGTTGTTTCCGGCTTGCTGAGCAGCTCAGTGTTCAAGAGCCTGCGCAGTCATGTAAAGAAGCACTTCAAGGACGAACGCCTGCGGATGCTGTTGGAATTCCCTGTTCTTTTCCTAGGTGCCGCACCCCAGAACACGCCTGCACTCTACAGCCTCATGAACCACGCGGACATGGCACTGGGCACCTGGTATCCTATGGGTGGAATGGGCCGGTTAGTGGACGCCATGGTGCGGGTGGCCGAGGACCAAGGCGTGCGCTTCAAATTCAATTCCCCCGTGAACGGGATCGTTGTAAAGGACGGTCAAGCGGTCGGCGTGAAAGTAGGCGGAGAGGAACTGCATGCCGATGTGGTCGTGGCAGCCGCCGACTACCACCACGTCGAGGCCGACCTGCTGGCCGATCCTCAACGGGATCACACCGAGGCCTATTGGCAGACCAGGGCCATGGCCCCGAGTTCCTTGATCTTCTACTTCGGCATTGACCGGCGGTTGCCCGGGGTGCTTCACCACAACCTCTTCTTCGACGAAGCGCTGGACCAGCACAGCCACGAGATCTACACGGATCCGCAATGGCCCAGCAAACCGTTGATGTACGTCTGCTGCCCGAGCATTACCGATCCGAGCGTCGCCCCGCCCGGAAAAGAAAACCTGTTCGTGTTGATCCCCATAGCGGTAGGGTTGAGCGATACGCCCAAGGTGCGCGAGCATTACAAGGCCATGGTGCTCCGCAAGCTCGCTACCGTCACCGGCGTCGCCATTGCGGAACACATCGTGGTCGAGCGCAGTTATTGCATCAACGATTTCGTGAGCGACTACAACTCCTACCGCGGCAATGCGTACGGCCTTGCGAACACGCTGAAACAAACCGCCGTCCTGAAGCCGAGTATGAAAAGCAAGCGCGTGGCCGGTCTGTACTTCGCCGGACAGCTTACCGTTCCTGGACCAGGCGTTCCGCCTTCGTTGATCAGCGGCCAGGTGGTTGCCGACCTCATCGCCAAGGACCTTCAACTTTCGCACGCATGA
- a CDS encoding bifunctional folylpolyglutamate synthase/dihydrofolate synthase, whose product MTYATALAYLYEQLPMFHRIGKAAYKADLNNTHALMDLLGHPERNLKCVHVAGTNGKGSTSHMLASILQEAGYRTGLYTSPHLKDFRERIRINGAMIPEERVVHFVEEHRAAFDAIKPSFFEWTVALCFDWFRAEKTNIAVIETGLGGRLDSTNVVTPEVCVITNIGWDHADLLGGSLEAIAAEKAGIIKPGVPVIIGEASGALAEVFRQKAEVEAAPIHFVEHAEPVPLPIELLGEHQERNARKVLSSVDALRSKGWTVPDGAIGRGLASTSSNTGLRGRWEILGQHPLIVADVGHNADGMRVVKTQLTRTPHHHLHIVLGCVGDKDLGRFLAELPPHATYYFCKADIPRGLDADELKSRAEAIGLHGTVHPSVVAAFTAAQAAASHEDLVLITGSVFVVAEVL is encoded by the coding sequence ATGACCTACGCCACCGCGTTGGCGTACCTCTACGAACAACTGCCGATGTTCCATCGCATCGGCAAGGCGGCGTACAAGGCCGACCTCAACAACACGCACGCGCTCATGGACCTGCTTGGGCACCCCGAGCGCAACCTGAAGTGCGTGCATGTCGCTGGCACCAACGGTAAGGGCAGCACCAGCCACATGTTGGCCAGTATCCTGCAGGAAGCCGGCTACCGCACGGGCCTTTACACGTCGCCGCACCTGAAGGACTTCCGCGAGCGCATCCGCATCAACGGCGCTATGATCCCCGAGGAACGCGTGGTCCACTTCGTTGAAGAACACCGCGCGGCGTTCGACGCGATCAAGCCGAGCTTCTTCGAGTGGACCGTGGCCCTCTGCTTCGATTGGTTCCGCGCAGAAAAGACGAACATCGCCGTGATCGAAACCGGGCTGGGCGGCAGGCTGGACAGCACGAACGTGGTGACCCCCGAAGTGTGCGTGATCACCAACATCGGTTGGGACCACGCCGACCTTTTGGGCGGAAGCCTGGAGGCGATCGCTGCGGAGAAAGCGGGTATCATAAAACCCGGCGTGCCCGTCATCATCGGTGAAGCGTCGGGCGCCCTTGCCGAAGTTTTCAGGCAGAAGGCAGAAGTAGAAGCCGCGCCGATCCACTTCGTTGAGCACGCGGAACCCGTGCCCCTCCCCATTGAACTGTTGGGCGAGCACCAAGAACGCAACGCGCGCAAGGTGCTTTCATCCGTGGACGCTCTGCGCTCGAAGGGATGGACCGTTCCTGACGGTGCTATTGGTCGCGGGCTGGCATCCACCAGTTCCAACACGGGCCTGCGTGGCCGCTGGGAAATCCTGGGGCAGCACCCGCTCATAGTAGCCGATGTTGGGCACAACGCCGATGGCATGCGGGTAGTGAAAACCCAGCTGACGCGAACGCCGCACCACCACTTGCACATCGTCCTAGGCTGCGTTGGCGACAAGGACCTCGGGCGGTTCCTGGCTGAACTACCGCCCCACGCGACCTACTATTTCTGCAAGGCGGATATCCCACGAGGCTTGGATGCCGACGAATTGAAGTCGCGCGCCGAAGCCATCGGGCTGCATGGCACGGTGCATCCAAGCGTGGTGGCGGCCTTCACCGCTGCTCAGGCCGCGGCAAGTCACGAAGATCTGGTCTTGATCACAGGCAGCGTTTTCGTGGTGGCCGAGGTGCTTTGA
- a CDS encoding biopolymer transporter ExbD, producing the protein MNLRSNNRIDAGFSLSSMTDLVFLLLIFFVILSTMVSPNSLPVDLPVSDNKTKEKPIVAVRIDAESNFSVNNELIDPLDLEGVLKDRMKAGNGKPSIVLHVDQSVPAGVTVGVLEIAKRNQWNAIIATRPE; encoded by the coding sequence ATGAACCTGCGGAGCAACAATAGGATCGACGCGGGCTTCAGCCTGAGCAGCATGACGGACCTCGTGTTCCTGCTGCTCATCTTCTTCGTCATCCTCAGCACCATGGTGAGCCCCAACAGCTTGCCGGTGGACCTGCCCGTGAGCGACAACAAGACCAAGGAAAAACCCATTGTGGCCGTGCGCATCGATGCAGAGAGCAACTTCAGCGTGAACAACGAGCTCATCGATCCGCTGGACCTGGAGGGTGTACTGAAAGACCGGATGAAGGCGGGCAACGGCAAACCGAGCATCGTGCTGCACGTGGACCAGAGCGTGCCTGCGGGCGTCACCGTGGGCGTGCTGGAGATCGCCAAGCGCAACCAGTGGAACGCCATCATCGCCACACGACCCGAGTAG
- a CDS encoding lycopene cyclase domain-containing protein — protein sequence MSTYAWVNLLSVLFPLIFSFHPRTRFHREWKAAAVGIVAMMGLFIPWDMFFTANGVWRFNEQHVWDTKLLGLPLEEWGFFICIPYCCLFTYHCLNLQVKRDMLGPHARSISIALGALLIGIGLLNLDRAYTSTTLLLCAAFMLFVALVMKPLWLGRFYFAYLVLLIPFIIVNGILTGTGVAEEVVWYNGAENLGIRILTIPIEDTTYGLLMQLMAVTFFEMVRTRKASTA from the coding sequence ATGAGCACCTACGCGTGGGTCAACCTGTTGAGCGTTCTCTTCCCGCTCATCTTCAGTTTCCACCCCCGCACCAGGTTCCATCGGGAATGGAAAGCGGCGGCCGTAGGGATCGTGGCCATGATGGGCTTGTTCATCCCGTGGGACATGTTCTTCACGGCGAACGGCGTGTGGCGCTTCAATGAACAGCATGTCTGGGACACAAAGCTCCTTGGCCTTCCGCTGGAGGAATGGGGCTTCTTCATCTGCATCCCTTACTGCTGCCTCTTCACGTACCACTGCCTGAACCTGCAAGTGAAGCGCGACATGCTTGGGCCGCATGCGCGCAGCATTTCCATCGCGTTGGGAGCGTTGCTCATCGGCATCGGCCTGCTCAACCTGGATCGCGCATACACCTCCACCACGCTGTTGTTGTGTGCTGCGTTCATGCTGTTCGTGGCGTTGGTGATGAAGCCCTTATGGCTTGGTCGCTTCTACTTCGCTTACCTGGTGCTGCTCATCCCCTTCATTATCGTGAACGGCATCCTTACGGGGACGGGCGTTGCCGAAGAGGTGGTGTGGTACAATGGTGCGGAGAACCTCGGCATCCGCATCCTCACCATCCCCATCGAGGACACGACGTACGGGCTGCTCATGCAGTTGATGGCCGTCACGTTCTTCGAGATGGTGCGCACGCGCAAGGCTTCCACGGCATAG
- a CDS encoding energy transducer TonB, translating to MITVYDEQDRRISMIATALIHAGLLALFLYVGLKEPDPRPKEEMLVVASMADWGVSETGSGEVETDNPGETETTTAANSQEDPLDVATDEASDVEVVKPPKPVTKPKDPKPTTEKPKEQVSTGLSNAMDAWKKPNKDGEGSDGKTGPGLNEGNPDGNKDGIGTFGGEWGSITIGNGRSPNGKPRFTNDHTEEGKVVLRFYIDRNGKVTRAEPILSESSTTSTQLFAKAKKALLEMTFSSDPKAPAEQQGKVTMRFTLS from the coding sequence ATGATCACGGTGTACGACGAACAGGACCGCCGAATCAGCATGATCGCCACCGCGCTGATCCATGCTGGGTTGCTGGCGCTGTTCCTCTACGTGGGATTGAAAGAGCCCGACCCGCGCCCGAAGGAGGAAATGCTGGTGGTGGCTTCCATGGCCGATTGGGGCGTTAGCGAAACCGGCAGCGGCGAAGTGGAGACCGACAACCCCGGCGAGACCGAGACCACCACTGCTGCCAATTCGCAAGAAGATCCCTTGGATGTGGCCACCGACGAAGCCAGTGATGTGGAAGTGGTGAAGCCGCCCAAGCCCGTGACCAAGCCCAAAGATCCGAAACCGACCACGGAGAAACCGAAGGAACAAGTGAGCACCGGCCTGAGCAACGCCATGGATGCTTGGAAGAAGCCGAACAAGGATGGCGAGGGTTCTGACGGAAAAACAGGTCCGGGACTGAACGAAGGCAACCCCGATGGGAACAAGGATGGCATTGGAACCTTTGGCGGTGAATGGGGCTCAATCACCATTGGTAACGGCCGCTCCCCGAACGGCAAACCCCGCTTCACTAATGATCATACGGAGGAAGGGAAAGTGGTGCTCCGTTTCTACATCGATCGCAACGGCAAGGTGACCCGCGCCGAACCCATTCTATCCGAAAGCAGCACAACGAGCACGCAGCTCTTCGCCAAAGCGAAAAAGGCCTTGTTGGAAATGACCTTCAGCTCGGATCCCAAAGCCCCGGCGGAACAGCAGGGCAAGGTGACGATGCGTTTCACACTCAGTTGA
- a CDS encoding SRPBCC family protein, whose translation MRIHVLEREQWLPVPPSEAWSFFSSPRDLGRITPPEMRFVIHPPFNDEPVFKGQRIRYTVRPLFGIPLQWETLISEVDEPRSFTDEQSKGPYALWRHTHTFTPKDAGTLVHDKVEYALPLGPLGALAHVVLVKRKVEAIFDYRKTALEHIFGTQAA comes from the coding sequence ATGCGCATCCATGTGCTGGAGCGGGAGCAATGGCTGCCGGTCCCGCCATCGGAGGCTTGGTCGTTCTTCAGTTCACCACGCGATCTGGGCCGCATCACGCCGCCTGAAATGCGTTTCGTGATCCATCCGCCGTTCAACGATGAGCCTGTGTTCAAAGGCCAGCGCATCCGCTACACGGTAAGACCGCTCTTCGGCATCCCGCTGCAATGGGAGACATTGATCTCCGAGGTGGACGAACCCCGTTCGTTCACCGATGAGCAGAGCAAGGGCCCATACGCGCTCTGGCGCCACACGCACACCTTCACCCCGAAGGATGCAGGCACACTGGTGCACGACAAGGTGGAATATGCACTGCCCTTGGGACCCTTGGGAGCCTTGGCGCACGTGGTTTTGGTCAAGCGGAAGGTGGAGGCGATCTTCGACTACCGGAAGACGGCTTTGGAACACATCTTCGGCACACAAGCGGCATGA
- the idi gene encoding isopentenyl-diphosphate Delta-isomerase has protein sequence MNKEQHELLVLVDEHDRAIGTMDKLEAHRSGRLHRAFSVFVFDSKGQLLMQRRAEGKYHSGGQWSNTCCGHPRPGEHVTDAAWRRLGEEMGISCTLRPQFDFTYKADVGNGLTEHEFDHVFFGFTDIEPQPDPNEASEWRWVEPAALLNEIRATPALFTPWLRACFPQVMLHLANAA, from the coding sequence ATGAACAAGGAACAACACGAGCTGTTGGTGCTGGTGGATGAGCATGATCGCGCCATCGGCACCATGGACAAGCTTGAAGCGCACAGATCGGGCAGGTTGCACCGGGCCTTCAGCGTGTTCGTGTTCGACAGCAAGGGCCAGCTGTTGATGCAGCGCCGCGCAGAAGGCAAGTACCACAGCGGCGGTCAGTGGAGCAACACCTGCTGCGGGCACCCACGGCCCGGCGAACACGTCACTGATGCGGCCTGGCGCCGTTTGGGCGAGGAAATGGGCATATCCTGCACTCTGCGTCCGCAATTCGATTTCACCTACAAGGCCGATGTGGGCAACGGTCTCACCGAGCACGAATTCGACCACGTCTTCTTCGGCTTCACCGACATCGAACCGCAGCCCGATCCCAACGAAGCTTCGGAATGGCGCTGGGTTGAACCCGCTGCGTTGTTGAACGAGATCCGCGCAACACCGGCGCTCTTCACCCCGTGGCTGCGGGCCTGCTTTCCACAGGTGATGCTCCACCTCGCCAACGCCGCATGA
- a CDS encoding DUF2029 domain-containing protein: MSLRPYRPFILLTSAFIVLMFALEHINGRFWLSDFKVYWGAADALLTGKAVYGVPFGESTGYYKYSPFVALLFTPLAALPFEVASIIWFVCISLALVAVLLQLHRILLELPIEPRLNDNALLCLALLCIGNHVVRELHLGNINLPLLLLATLALRWRTAKPWMAGAAMALLFMVKPYLGLVALPYLVHGRWHIVRAAVVAGCGMLLVPSMLGPGKAISLHREWLMSMSAHGDYLTSGNTIASIVSRIAGVPDSAGLQLSIIGVAVLGIVVLAWRWRSNSAYAQHYLLHFGALALIPNLVITDTQHFLLALPLFMFVLHRIRTLSWPVVVLLILVALAHGANSSDLLGHDLSDRVNAWGLLGLANVALVIVALMIEARDKQAD, encoded by the coding sequence GTGAGCCTCCGCCCCTACCGTCCATTCATTCTGCTGACCTCGGCGTTCATCGTGTTGATGTTCGCATTGGAACACATCAACGGGCGGTTCTGGCTCAGCGACTTCAAGGTCTATTGGGGCGCAGCCGATGCGCTGCTCACCGGCAAGGCCGTGTATGGAGTGCCATTCGGGGAATCCACCGGGTACTACAAGTACTCGCCGTTCGTTGCGTTGCTCTTCACCCCGTTGGCTGCGCTGCCGTTCGAGGTGGCGAGCATCATCTGGTTCGTGTGCATTTCGCTTGCACTGGTGGCCGTGCTGCTGCAACTGCACCGCATCCTGCTCGAGCTACCCATCGAGCCCCGTCTGAACGACAATGCGCTGTTGTGCTTGGCGCTGTTGTGCATCGGCAATCACGTTGTGCGCGAGCTGCACTTGGGCAACATCAATCTGCCCTTGTTGTTGTTGGCCACGCTGGCCCTTCGATGGCGCACAGCGAAGCCTTGGATGGCAGGAGCTGCAATGGCTTTGCTCTTCATGGTGAAGCCCTATCTCGGGCTGGTTGCACTGCCATATCTAGTGCATGGTCGGTGGCACATTGTGCGTGCGGCGGTGGTGGCGGGTTGTGGAATGTTGCTCGTCCCGTCCATGCTTGGTCCGGGAAAGGCGATCTCCCTTCACCGCGAATGGCTCATGAGCATGTCCGCGCACGGCGACTACCTGACCAGCGGCAACACCATCGCTTCTATCGTGTCGCGGATCGCTGGTGTTCCCGACAGCGCGGGCTTGCAGCTCAGCATTATCGGTGTGGCGGTCTTGGGGATCGTTGTGCTGGCTTGGCGTTGGCGCAGCAACAGCGCATATGCACAGCACTACCTCCTGCACTTCGGCGCCCTTGCGCTCATCCCCAACCTGGTCATCACCGACACGCAGCACTTCCTGCTCGCGCTACCGTTGTTCATGTTCGTGCTGCACCGCATCCGCACGCTCTCTTGGCCGGTCGTGGTGTTGTTGATCCTGGTCGCTCTGGCCCACGGCGCAAACAGCAGCGACCTCCTTGGCCACGATCTTTCTGATCGGGTGAACGCTTGGGGTCTGCTTGGCTTGGCCAACGTGGCACTGGTCATCGTCGCGCTCATGATCGAAGCCAGGGATAAGCAAGCTGATTGA
- a CDS encoding phytoene/squalene synthase family protein gives MTSLALYDSVCLKASTATTFSYSTSFGLGVRSLHKRFRAPIHSIYGFVRFADEIVDTFHGHDKRALLERFTTETWRAIEEGISLNPILHSFQATVRKYNIDHSSIEAFLHSMAMDLDQGSHDQPSFEEYILGSAEVVGLMCLRVFCEGDDAEFQRLKPSAMRLGAAFQKVNFLRDLQHDHQNLGRTYFPGLDVSKLDTTAKRAIERSIDEDFEEAFKGIKELPRGARFGVYVAYRYYKALHERIRSLPSERILAERISVPNAIKASLLMRSYLRHSIGVL, from the coding sequence ATGACGAGCCTTGCCCTCTACGACTCCGTTTGCTTGAAGGCGAGCACAGCGACCACCTTCAGCTACAGCACCTCGTTCGGGCTGGGCGTTCGGTCGCTGCACAAACGGTTCCGCGCGCCCATCCACTCCATCTACGGGTTCGTGCGTTTTGCTGACGAGATCGTGGACACCTTCCACGGCCACGATAAGCGCGCACTGCTTGAGCGTTTCACCACTGAGACCTGGCGGGCGATCGAAGAGGGCATCAGCTTGAACCCGATCCTCCACAGCTTCCAAGCGACGGTGCGGAAGTACAACATCGACCACAGCAGTATCGAGGCCTTCCTTCACAGCATGGCCATGGACCTCGACCAAGGCTCTCACGATCAACCCTCGTTCGAGGAGTACATACTCGGCAGCGCGGAAGTCGTTGGCTTGATGTGCCTGCGTGTTTTCTGCGAAGGTGACGACGCGGAGTTCCAACGCCTGAAGCCTTCCGCGATGCGGCTGGGTGCAGCGTTCCAGAAAGTGAACTTCCTGCGCGACCTGCAACACGACCATCAGAACCTGGGCCGCACGTACTTCCCCGGCTTGGACGTCAGCAAGCTGGACACGACCGCCAAACGTGCGATCGAACGGTCCATCGATGAGGATTTCGAGGAAGCCTTCAAGGGGATCAAGGAACTTCCTCGTGGTGCGCGCTTCGGGGTCTATGTGGCTTACCGCTATTACAAAGCGCTTCACGAGCGTATCCGTTCACTTCCCAGCGAACGCATCCTGGCGGAGCGGATCAGTGTGCCGAACGCGATAAAAGCGTCGCTGCTGATGCGGAGCTACTTGCGCCATAGCATCGGCGTCCTCTGA
- a CDS encoding sterol desaturase family protein, which produces MSIWAIIGIVACTFVLMEGVAWATHKYVMHGFLWSLHRDHHKKDHYGFLERNDTFFLIFAVPSMVLFIVGTVLGLHTPWLWIGLGILLYGIAYFLVHEVFIHQRIKWLRNSKSAYFLGLRRAHKAHHKHLGKEDGECFGMLWVPLKFFREAARMLRSQAG; this is translated from the coding sequence ATGAGCATCTGGGCCATCATCGGGATCGTTGCCTGCACCTTCGTTCTGATGGAAGGGGTGGCTTGGGCCACGCACAAGTATGTCATGCACGGTTTCCTGTGGAGCCTGCACCGCGATCACCACAAAAAGGACCACTACGGCTTCCTGGAACGGAACGACACCTTCTTCCTGATCTTCGCCGTGCCGAGCATGGTGCTGTTCATCGTGGGCACGGTGCTTGGCCTGCATACGCCTTGGTTGTGGATCGGCTTGGGCATCCTGCTTTACGGCATCGCTTACTTCCTGGTGCACGAGGTCTTCATCCACCAACGCATCAAATGGTTGCGCAATAGCAAGAGCGCTTACTTCCTCGGTCTTCGTCGCGCACACAAGGCCCATCATAAGCACTTGGGCAAGGAGGACGGCGAGTGCTTCGGCATGTTGTGGGTGCCGTTGAAGTTCTTCCGTGAGGCCGCGAGGATGCTGCGGTCGCAAGCTGGTTGA
- a CDS encoding GIY-YIG nuclease family protein, which produces MAWLYILFSQQLDRYYIGHTEHSVAERLQKHLGNHKAWTGRAKDWEVVYQEHHPNKSAAMRREREIKNWKSRVRLQTLCASGPERPAS; this is translated from the coding sequence ATGGCTTGGCTCTACATTCTGTTCTCACAGCAGCTCGACCGCTACTATATCGGGCATACTGAGCATTCAGTAGCCGAACGACTTCAGAAACACCTTGGCAACCACAAGGCATGGACCGGCCGTGCCAAGGACTGGGAGGTTGTCTACCAAGAGCATCATCCCAATAAGAGCGCCGCCATGCGCAGAGAGCGCGAGATCAAGAACTGGAAATCCCGGGTCAGGTTGCAAACCCTTTGCGCCAGCGGTCCAGAGCGTCCCGCCTCATAG